A genomic window from Camelus ferus isolate YT-003-E chromosome 9, BCGSAC_Cfer_1.0, whole genome shotgun sequence includes:
- the KPTN gene encoding KICSTOR complex protein kaptin, which produces MAEAAVAAGPCPLREDSFTRFSSQSNVYGLAGGAGGRGELLAATLKGKVLGFRYQDLRQKIRPVAKELQFNYIPVDAEIVSIDTFNKSPPKRGLVVGITFIKDSGDKGSPFLNIYCDYEPGSEYNLDSIAQSCLNLELQFTPFQLCHAEVQVGDQLETVFLLSGNDPAIHLYKENEGLHQFEEQPVENLFPELTNLTSSVLWLDVHNLPGTSRRLSALGCQSGYVRVAHVDQRSREVLQTWTILQDGPISRVIVFSLSAPEEMEDRPQREEYSVLVASMLEPAVVYRDLLSRGLEDQLLLPGSDQFDSILCGLVTDIDLDGHPEVLVATYGQELLCYKYCGAERGLPGAEPGFRLLWQRSFSSPLLAMAHVDLTGDGLRELAVVSLKGVHILQHSLIQASELVLTRLRHRVEQKRLGDRAGPGSAETPTS; this is translated from the exons ATGGCAGAGGCGGCCGTGGCCGCGGGCCCTTGCCCGCTGCGGGAGGACAGCTTCACACGCTTTTCGTCGCAAAGCAATGTGTACGGGCTGGCAGGCGGCGCAGGCGGGCGCGGGGAGCTGCTGGCCGCCACCCTTAAAGGCAAGGTGCTAGGCTTCCGCTACCAAGACCTCCGACAGAAAATCCGGCCCGTGGCCAAGGAACTACAGTTCAATTACATTCCCG TGGACGCGGAGATTGTCTCCATCGACACCTTCAACAAGTCACCCCCAAAGCGGGGACTAGTTGTGGGGATCACGTTCATCAAG GATTCAGGGGACAAGGGCAGCCCTTTCCTTAACATTTACTGTGACTACGAGCCTGGCTCTGAGTACAACCTTGACTCTATTGCCC AGAGCTGCCTGAACCTGGAGCTCCAGTTCACTCCTTTCCAGCTGTGCCACGCAGA GGTCCAGGTCGGGGATCAACTGGAGACCGTGTTTCTCCTGAGTGGGAATGACCCAGCCATTCATCTCTACAAGGAG AACGAAGGGCTGCATCAGTTTGAAGAACAGCCTGTGGAAAACCTCTTCCCAGAGCTCACGAACCTGACCAGTAG cgTCCTCTGGCTTGATGTGCACAACCTGCCCGGAACGTCCCGGCGACTCTCAGCTCTCGGCTGTCAGAGTGGTTACGTCCGTGTCGCCCACGTGGACCAGCGGAGTCGAG AGGTTCTGCAGACGTGGACGATCCTCCAGGATGGCCCCATCTCCCGGGTGATTGTGTTCAGCCTGTCAGCGCCTGAGG AGATGGAGGACAGGCCCCAGCGGGAGGAGTACAGCGTGCTGGTGGCCAGCATGTTGGAGCCAGCGGTGGTGTACCG GGACCTGCTGAGCCGGGGCCTCGAggaccagctcctcctgcctggcAGTGACCAGTTTGACAGCATCCTCTGTGGCCTGGTCACTGACATCGATTTGGATGGGCATCCGGAAGTCCTGGTGGCCACCTACGGACAG GAGCTGCTCTGTTACAAGTACTGCGGCGCAGAGCGCGGGCTCCCCGGGGCCGAGCCTGGCTTCCGCCTGCTGTGGCAACGGAGCTTCTCCAGCCCCCTGCTGGCCATGGCACACGTGGACCTGACTGGGGATGGGCTGCGGGAGCTTGCCGTGGTCTCCCTGAAGGGCGTGCACATCCTGCAG CACAGCCTGATCCAGGCCTCAGAGCTGGTCCTGACCCGGCTTCGGCATCGAGTGGAGCAGAAAAGGCTGGGAGACAGGGCAGGTCCAGGGTCTGCTGAGACCCCCACTTCCTGA